One stretch of Urocitellus parryii isolate mUroPar1 chromosome 12, mUroPar1.hap1, whole genome shotgun sequence DNA includes these proteins:
- the LOC144249597 gene encoding ral guanine nucleotide dissociation stimulator-like has translation MAKSVLVTCQDRAPVVIRSALDLHFLTEENPEDYELGQIISRRQKLRIPAEANVFYAKNPHKKSNFVLRKRSLSQKNDGWIQPQPPSRPGKKAPALLRMLAKPFCCCVPGRG, from the exons atggccaagagtgttctg gtgacctgccaggatagggctcctgtcgtcatccgcagcgccctcgacctacacttccttactgaggagaatccagaggattatgagctgggccaaatcatctctcgccgtcaga agctgaggattccagcagaggccaacgtattttatgccaagaatcctcacaaaaaatccaactttgtgctgaggaaaaggagcctctcccaaaagaatgatgggtggatccagcctcaacctccctctcgtcctggaaagaaggctcctgccctcctgaggatgcttgcaaaaccattctgctgctgtgtgcctgggcggggctga